From the Candidatus Atribacteria bacterium genome, one window contains:
- a CDS encoding UDP-glucose/GDP-mannose dehydrogenase family protein, whose protein sequence is MKICIIGTGYVGLVTGTCLSDFGLEVICVDKDSEKIHDLNSGKIPIYEPNLEALIKKNVITHRLSFTTDLEKAIMQSKAIFIAVGTPPNHDGSANLEQIEEVAKEVAGYINEYKVIVNKSTVPVGTAHRIKEIIKEYQTLSHPFSFDVVSNPEFLREGSAVYDFTHPDKIVIGTESDKALKIMQEIYRPLYLIDTPFVITNPETAELIKYACNAFLATKVTFINEIANLCEKVGADVHQIAKAMGLDGRISPKFLHPGPGYGGSCFPKDTKALYNFAVSNEYQFKILEGVISANERQRELMVKKISRLVGDLKGKIIAILGLAFKQDTDDIRESASIDIIKILLKEGARIKCFDPLAMENTKKILPNLNYCQDEYETAKDSHVLVIATEANQFRNLNLSKIKTLLKSPILLDMRNLYEPEKVKKLGFIYEGVGRK, encoded by the coding sequence ATGAAAATTTGTATTATAGGTACAGGTTATGTAGGCCTGGTCACCGGAACATGCCTTTCTGATTTTGGATTGGAAGTAATTTGTGTAGATAAAGATAGTGAGAAAATTCATGATCTTAATTCCGGTAAAATCCCTATCTATGAGCCCAATTTAGAAGCTTTAATTAAGAAAAATGTAATAACCCATAGACTTAGTTTTACCACGGACCTGGAAAAAGCTATTATGCAGTCAAAGGCAATATTTATTGCAGTAGGAACTCCACCTAATCATGACGGTTCGGCAAATTTAGAGCAGATAGAAGAGGTGGCGAAGGAGGTCGCCGGATATATCAATGAATATAAAGTTATTGTCAATAAAAGCACCGTTCCGGTTGGTACTGCCCACAGAATTAAAGAGATAATTAAGGAATATCAAACCCTGTCTCATCCTTTTTCTTTTGATGTCGTCTCCAACCCCGAATTCCTCCGTGAGGGTTCTGCCGTTTATGACTTCACGCATCCTGATAAAATAGTGATCGGTACCGAAAGCGATAAGGCTTTAAAAATAATGCAGGAAATCTACCGTCCTCTCTATTTAATTGATACCCCCTTTGTGATTACCAATCCGGAAACCGCGGAGTTAATCAAATATGCCTGTAATGCCTTCTTGGCTACCAAAGTTACCTTTATCAATGAGATTGCCAATCTTTGTGAAAAGGTAGGGGCGGATGTGCATCAGATAGCCAAAGCTATGGGATTAGATGGAAGAATCAGTCCCAAATTCTTACATCCGGGACCCGGTTATGGTGGATCGTGTTTTCCCAAGGATACCAAAGCTTTATATAATTTTGCAGTAAGTAATGAATATCAGTTCAAGATCCTGGAAGGAGTAATTTCTGCTAATGAAAGGCAGAGAGAGTTAATGGTAAAGAAAATAAGTCGGTTGGTGGGGGATTTAAAAGGAAAGATAATCGCTATCTTGGGACTTGCCTTTAAGCAGGATACCGATGATATTCGAGAATCTGCCTCTATTGATATCATCAAAATATTACTTAAAGAAGGTGCCAGGATTAAATGCTTTGACCCTCTGGCAATGGAAAATACAAAAAAAATTCTCCCGAATTTAAACTATTGCCAGGACGAATACGAAACTGCCAAGGATAGTCATGTCTTGGTGATCGCGACAGAAGCGAATCAATTCCGAAACTTAAATTTATCTAAAATAAAAACACTACTCAAATCACCCATTTTGCTTGATATGAGGAACTTATATGAACCAGAAAAAGTTAAAAAGTTAGGGTTTATTTATGAAGGAGTAGGGAGGAAATAA
- a CDS encoding family 2 glycosyl transferase, protein MISVICVYNDKNILEDCLLGSIKKQRTKPELILLDNREGQFKSAAEALNYGGKRAKGKYLMFVHQDMILSSYLWLEKVEEMLDALSNFGIVGVAGKYKDTKAVITNIEHGIPKKAAGEIHLKEPHKVQTVDECLIIIPKTVFTILQFDEKVCSDWHLYGVDYCLSVERLGFDTYVIPILAYHKSLGYSMSEKYFITLKKIFKKHKNYYKIIYTTMGNWSTRYPVSLNRIYLWSRRRVGRLLRKTIRKVE, encoded by the coding sequence ATGATCTCAGTTATTTGTGTATATAATGATAAAAATATTTTAGAGGATTGCTTACTGGGAAGCATAAAAAAACAAAGGACTAAACCCGAGCTTATTTTGTTGGATAATAGAGAAGGACAGTTCAAATCTGCGGCAGAGGCATTAAATTACGGAGGAAAGCGAGCAAAAGGAAAATATTTAATGTTTGTCCATCAAGATATGATTTTAAGTTCTTATCTCTGGTTGGAGAAAGTTGAAGAAATGTTAGATGCTTTATCTAATTTTGGCATTGTAGGAGTGGCCGGGAAATATAAAGATACTAAGGCGGTTATCACCAATATAGAACATGGAATTCCCAAAAAAGCAGCCGGAGAAATTCATCTTAAAGAACCCCATAAAGTGCAGACAGTAGATGAGTGTTTGATCATCATTCCCAAAACAGTATTTACTATTCTTCAGTTTGACGAAAAAGTATGCAGCGACTGGCATTTATATGGTGTGGATTACTGTTTAAGCGTGGAAAGGCTTGGTTTTGATACTTATGTGATACCTATATTAGCTTACCATAAATCCCTGGGATATTCCATGTCCGAAAAATACTTTATCACTCTTAAAAAAATATTCAAAAAACATAAAAATTATTATAAGATAATTTATACAACGATGGGGAATTGGAGTACCAGGTATCCTGTGAGCTTAAATAGGATTTATCTCTGGTCAAGAAGAAGGGTGGGAAGACTACTAAGAAAAACGATTAGAAAGGTTGAATGA
- a CDS encoding glycosyltransferase gives MAQMIKVAAFTAGKYDPSARFRVRQLILPLLQKGIMMNEFIPAISKYPPSQRWLRPLWFIGALTTRFPGVIAAYGYDIVFLQRELISTLVTLEPVIKHPRVLDVDDAIFLHRGGKFAEHLAQIVELIICGNDFIADRFSKWNKNIAIIPTVIDSYRYVPPKEQNASNSDQVIGWIGTSRNFNYLYKIETALERVIKARPKVILKIISDRRPKFKGKLEGKFKYVKWSPKTEVTDIQSITIGIMPLDDTDWEKGKCSFKMLQYMSCNIPVVVSPIGMNAQILNESEVGFGVNTPKEWADALVCLVDSFGERKRMGSNGRKLVETKYSIDAIIEKLSSYLKSVVSV, from the coding sequence ATGGCTCAGATGATAAAAGTTGCTGCCTTTACTGCTGGAAAATATGATCCTTCTGCTCGATTTCGGGTGCGCCAGTTAATCCTGCCTTTATTACAAAAGGGCATCATGATGAATGAATTTATTCCGGCTATTTCCAAATACCCTCCTTCACAAAGATGGCTTCGGCCATTATGGTTTATCGGTGCCCTCACCACACGGTTCCCTGGCGTAATAGCTGCCTATGGATATGATATTGTCTTTCTACAGCGCGAATTGATCTCCACTTTAGTAACCCTTGAACCTGTGATTAAACATCCGCGGGTATTAGACGTTGATGATGCCATTTTTCTACATCGAGGTGGGAAATTTGCTGAACATTTAGCTCAAATAGTAGAGCTGATTATTTGTGGTAATGATTTCATTGCCGATCGATTTTCTAAATGGAATAAAAACATAGCGATTATTCCTACAGTGATAGACAGTTATCGCTATGTACCACCAAAAGAGCAGAACGCCTCAAATAGTGATCAGGTTATTGGATGGATAGGTACCAGTCGGAATTTTAATTATTTATATAAGATCGAAACTGCCCTTGAAAGAGTTATAAAAGCACGACCAAAAGTAATTTTAAAAATTATCTCAGACCGAAGACCCAAGTTCAAGGGTAAGTTAGAGGGGAAATTTAAATATGTTAAATGGTCACCAAAAACAGAAGTAACCGATATTCAGAGTATCACTATCGGTATCATGCCCTTGGATGATACCGATTGGGAAAAAGGTAAATGCAGTTTTAAAATGCTTCAATATATGTCCTGTAATATTCCGGTGGTTGTATCCCCTATTGGTATGAATGCACAGATACTTAATGAAAGCGAAGTAGGCTTTGGCGTTAATACTCCAAAAGAATGGGCTGATGCCCTGGTGTGTTTAGTAGATTCTTTCGGAGAACGAAAAAGAATGGGTTCCAATGGTCGAAAATTGGTGGAAACAAAATATAGCATAGACGCTATTATAGAAAAATTATCTTCTTATTTAAAAAGTGTTGTTAGCGTTTAA
- a CDS encoding NAD(P)-dependent oxidoreductase, whose translation MKRIVITGINGIIGSELKKRFIDKGYYVIGIDRIEPKEKEENSGHFEYVKLDITDKDKVAQFFPDLHFDYLIHCAALVHKNSLDLSFDNFMKINFEGTKNIFDAVVENKIKSGVEGTIFFSTIEVYGGEGRDEVLSESDECRPITYYGKSKLAAEEYLIKLNKESKLPIIILRLAPVYSKDFLRNVKRRVLVAAKRFFYRVGDGEQKISVCSRNNLIDVVEMCVEGKVSFGDVFNIADNQVYSFNDLLNYFRELGENHITIKVPKYIVRFGVKLVSLVFPGRKERLLSIYYKLTKDNIYSIEKAKKYLKYNPKWNFENTIFKR comes from the coding sequence ATGAAGAGAATTGTAATAACTGGGATTAATGGGATTATTGGGTCTGAATTAAAAAAGAGATTTATTGATAAGGGTTATTATGTTATTGGAATTGATAGGATAGAACCAAAAGAAAAAGAAGAAAATAGCGGGCATTTTGAGTATGTAAAGTTAGATATTACTGATAAAGATAAAGTGGCTCAATTTTTTCCAGATTTACATTTTGATTATTTAATACATTGTGCGGCATTGGTGCATAAAAATTCTCTAGATTTATCTTTTGATAATTTTATGAAGATTAATTTTGAAGGGACTAAAAATATTTTTGATGCTGTAGTTGAGAATAAAATTAAATCAGGAGTTGAGGGAACGATATTTTTTAGTACCATAGAAGTCTATGGTGGCGAGGGAAGAGATGAGGTTTTATCTGAGAGCGATGAATGTCGACCGATTACTTATTATGGAAAGAGCAAGTTAGCCGCTGAGGAGTATTTAATAAAATTGAATAAAGAAAGTAAATTACCAATTATTATTTTACGACTTGCTCCGGTTTATAGTAAAGATTTTTTAAGAAATGTGAAGAGAAGAGTATTAGTAGCGGCGAAAAGGTTTTTCTATAGAGTAGGGGATGGGGAGCAGAAAATATCTGTATGTTCAAGAAATAATTTAATTGATGTTGTAGAGATGTGCGTTGAGGGCAAAGTTTCTTTTGGGGATGTTTTTAATATAGCAGATAATCAGGTTTATAGTTTTAATGATTTATTGAATTATTTCAGAGAGTTAGGAGAAAATCATATTACTATAAAAGTTCCAAAATATATAGTACGATTTGGGGTAAAATTGGTTAGTTTAGTATTTCCGGGGAGAAAAGAAAGATTACTTTCAATTTATTATAAGCTGACTAAAGATAATATTTATTCTATTGAAAAGGCCAAGAAATATTTAAAGTATAATCCAAAATGGAATTTTGAAAATACTATATTTAAAAGATAG
- a CDS encoding class I SAM-dependent methyltransferase, whose product MSFSNKFFQGKITLIMGIFFGLQFLSFIIEMGVKDIKKEEIFRDSKNWYLDKVGYVSPQLIDFVLRYAGKKILDIGCATGEYCRKLMRLGYDCLGIDINPLYIALQKGKGIKAQVMDAASLKFSNNSFDTALLFEVLEHVNDPEVLLREAKRVASKNILITVPNCSDFFKLQKMGLTYGHMLEQDHVNFFTKKELEDLLSKYFKKFKVEEKEPINLLFLPQRLRKPISFLYKLIIAEPTTYFRLYAVAEVE is encoded by the coding sequence ATGTCTTTTTCTAATAAATTCTTTCAGGGAAAGATTACTTTAATAATGGGCATTTTTTTTGGCTTACAGTTTTTATCATTTATCATTGAGATGGGGGTTAAGGATATTAAAAAAGAAGAGATATTCAGAGATTCAAAAAATTGGTATTTAGATAAAGTTGGCTATGTATCCCCGCAGTTAATAGATTTTGTACTGCGTTATGCAGGAAAGAAAATATTAGATATTGGATGTGCAACCGGCGAATATTGCAGAAAATTAATGAGATTAGGTTATGATTGTTTGGGTATTGATATAAACCCGCTCTATATTGCCCTGCAAAAAGGAAAGGGGATAAAGGCACAGGTGATGGATGCCGCATCTCTAAAATTTTCAAATAATTCTTTTGATACCGCTTTATTATTTGAAGTTTTAGAACATGTGAATGATCCGGAGGTACTACTAAGGGAGGCAAAGAGAGTTGCAAGCAAGAATATTCTAATTACCGTTCCAAATTGCAGTGATTTCTTTAAATTACAAAAGATGGGTTTGACTTATGGACATATGTTAGAACAAGACCACGTCAATTTTTTTACAAAAAAAGAATTGGAAGATTTACTTTCCAAATATTTTAAGAAATTCAAAGTAGAAGAGAAGGAGCCAATAAATTTATTATTTTTGCCACAACGTTTAAGAAAACCAATTTCATTTCTCTATAAATTGATCATTGCCGAGCCGACCACCTATTTTAGATTATATGCAGTAGCAGAGGTAGAATAA
- a CDS encoding sugar transferase: MKRVFDLFFSIILLIILAPLFVVIGVLIKIDSPGPVFFKQKRVGKDNKDFIVYKFRSMSAGTPDGAKEDLGEENSYVTRVGRVIRQFTIDELPNLFNVVRGEMSLVGPRPPHYMQYDLIKMRTEAGIHKVKPGIAGYAQIMKTGGEDLAAKVKCDKYYVEHMSLWLDIKIIIKTAIMRFSSKETF; encoded by the coding sequence ATAAAAAGAGTATTTGATTTATTTTTTTCTATAATTTTATTGATTATTTTAGCTCCTCTGTTTGTAGTGATTGGGGTTTTAATAAAAATAGATTCTCCGGGGCCTGTTTTTTTTAAGCAGAAGAGAGTGGGAAAAGATAATAAAGATTTTATAGTGTATAAGTTCAGGAGCATGAGTGCGGGAACACCGGATGGTGCGAAAGAGGATTTAGGAGAAGAAAATTCGTATGTTACCAGAGTAGGGAGAGTAATAAGGCAGTTTACTATAGATGAGTTGCCCAATTTATTTAATGTGGTAAGAGGAGAAATGAGTTTAGTTGGGCCACGCCCTCCACATTACATGCAATATGATTTAATTAAAATGAGAACCGAGGCAGGGATTCATAAGGTTAAACCAGGCATTGCCGGTTATGCACAGATAATGAAGACGGGTGGAGAGGATTTAGCGGCAAAAGTGAAGTGTGATAAATATTATGTGGAGCATATGAGTTTGTGGTTAGATATTAAGATTATTATTAAGACTGCGATTATGCGGTTTAGTTCGAAGGAGACGTTTTAA